In the genome of Flavivirga spongiicola, one region contains:
- a CDS encoding UDP-glucose--hexose-1-phosphate uridylyltransferase yields the protein MNHTDLQDYSHKRFNILTGEWVLVSPHRAKRPWQGQNEAISNTVRPTYDETCYLCAGNTRINGEINPKYQDVFVFTNDFAALQKDSKSFSVQDGLLVAESETGICKVICFSPDHSKSLANMDTKDILKVVFAWQKEFKELSENPNINYVQIFENKGAVMGCSNPHPHGQIWSQSTLPNEVDKKNTQQLAYYNKNSSSLLGDYLAQELEKQERIIFENDSFVVLIPFWAVWPFETMIVPKKQQSNILELNDAEALDYAEAISVITKAYDKLFNTSFPYSSGIHQAPTDGNANIHWHWHMSFYPPLLRSATVKKFMVGYEMFGSPQRDITAEIATKMIKDLV from the coding sequence ATGAACCATACAGATTTACAAGACTATTCGCATAAACGTTTTAATATACTTACTGGTGAATGGGTTCTAGTATCGCCACATCGTGCAAAACGACCATGGCAAGGACAAAATGAAGCAATATCTAATACTGTTAGACCAACTTATGATGAAACCTGTTATTTATGTGCAGGCAATACCAGAATTAATGGCGAAATAAATCCAAAGTATCAAGATGTATTTGTTTTTACAAACGATTTTGCTGCCTTGCAAAAAGATTCTAAATCTTTTTCAGTACAAGATGGCTTGTTAGTAGCCGAAAGTGAAACCGGAATATGCAAAGTTATTTGCTTTAGTCCGGATCACTCAAAAAGCTTAGCAAATATGGATACTAAAGACATTCTGAAAGTCGTTTTCGCTTGGCAAAAAGAATTCAAAGAACTCTCAGAAAATCCCAATATTAATTACGTTCAAATATTTGAAAACAAAGGCGCTGTGATGGGATGTAGTAACCCACACCCACATGGACAAATTTGGAGCCAGTCTACACTTCCCAATGAAGTTGATAAAAAAAACACACAGCAGCTAGCCTATTACAACAAAAATAGTAGCAGCCTTCTAGGTGATTATTTAGCACAAGAATTAGAAAAGCAAGAGCGTATTATTTTTGAAAATGATTCGTTTGTTGTATTAATTCCTTTTTGGGCAGTATGGCCGTTCGAGACTATGATTGTACCTAAAAAGCAACAATCAAATATTTTAGAACTAAATGATGCTGAAGCTTTAGACTACGCTGAAGCTATATCAGTAATAACAAAAGCATACGATAAATTATTTAACACATCGTTCCCCTATTCTAGTGGTATACACCAAGCTCCAACCGATGGAAACGCAAATATACACTGGCATTGGCACATGAGTTTTTATCCACCGTTGTTAAGAAGTGCCACTGTAAAGAAATTTATGGTAGGCTATGAAATGTTTGGCTCTCCGCAACGTGATATTACCGCTGAAATTGCAACAAAAATGATTAAGGATTTGGTTTAA
- the galK gene encoding galactokinase produces the protein MSAILINDVKTTFIETFKTEPILIFSPGRINIIGEHTDYNDGFVFPAAVDKGIAAAIQKSDTNRSTAYALDMNSRIEFELDKLKPSAEGSWENYVFGVVSEIQNRNKVVGNFNIVFKGDIPGGAGMSSSAALENSVVFGLNELFDLGLTKHEMILISQKAEHNYVGVKCGIMDQYASMFGIKNNALLLDCRTVESKPYKIDFKDHQLMLINTNVKHSLSDSAYNDRRSACESIAELLGIKALRDATETDLEAIKDKVTPENYQKALYVIQENNRAIKASKAIEDNDLDTLGALIFQSHDGLQHQYKVSCDELDFLVNLAKADDQVLGARMMGGGFGGCTINLVTKSEAKAFGEAASIAYKREFNKACSVYFIKLSEGTHLVK, from the coding sequence ATGAGTGCTATATTGATTAATGATGTAAAAACAACATTCATAGAAACATTTAAAACCGAACCTATTCTTATTTTTTCCCCAGGGCGAATTAATATTATTGGGGAGCATACAGATTATAACGATGGGTTTGTGTTTCCTGCAGCAGTAGATAAAGGTATTGCTGCTGCTATACAAAAGAGCGACACAAATAGATCTACCGCATATGCATTGGATATGAACAGTCGTATTGAGTTTGAATTAGATAAATTAAAACCATCTGCTGAAGGCAGCTGGGAAAATTATGTATTTGGTGTTGTTTCCGAAATACAAAATAGAAACAAAGTCGTAGGTAATTTTAATATTGTTTTTAAGGGAGATATCCCAGGAGGTGCTGGCATGTCGTCATCTGCAGCATTAGAAAACAGCGTTGTTTTTGGCTTAAATGAGTTATTTGATTTAGGATTAACAAAGCACGAAATGATTTTAATATCACAAAAAGCAGAGCATAATTATGTGGGTGTAAAATGTGGGATTATGGATCAATATGCCAGTATGTTCGGCATCAAAAACAACGCATTACTTTTAGATTGTAGAACGGTAGAATCTAAACCTTATAAGATAGATTTTAAAGACCATCAACTCATGCTCATTAATACTAATGTAAAGCATAGTTTATCCGATAGTGCCTATAATGACAGACGTTCTGCTTGTGAAAGCATCGCAGAATTACTTGGAATAAAAGCATTAAGAGATGCTACCGAAACTGATTTAGAAGCCATAAAAGACAAAGTAACCCCCGAAAATTATCAAAAGGCACTATATGTCATCCAAGAAAACAATAGAGCTATAAAGGCGTCAAAAGCTATTGAAGATAATGATTTGGACACATTAGGGGCTTTGATTTTTCAATCACATGATGGCTTACAACATCAATACAAAGTAAGTTGTGATGAATTGGATTTTCTAGTAAACTTAGCAAAAGCAGACGATCAGGTTTTGGGAGCCAGAATGATGGGTGGCGGATTTGGTGGTTGTACCATTAATTTAGTAACAAAAAGTGAAGCCAAAGCTTTTGGAGAAGCCGCATCTATAGCTTATAAAAGGGAATTTAACAAAGCCTGTTCTGTATACTTTATAAAACTATCTGAAGGCACACACTTAGTAAAATAA